The following proteins are encoded in a genomic region of Tenacibaculum sp. 190524A05c:
- a CDS encoding glycoside hydrolase family 65 protein: MNQDYIIPNEWSIIEEGYNDSRIKSSESLFSIGNGAMGQRANFEEKYSGETFQGSYIAGVYYPDKTRVGWWKNGYPEYFAKVLNAPNWIGINVFVNDIQLDLFTCKKVVDFRRELNMKEGWLSRSFKATLINDIIVKVETKRFLSIDLDEVGAIEYNVTPISGDVEITFQPYLDSGIHNEDSNWDDQFWNTTNVTENSSQAFIEAHTMKTNFHTCTFMESKLFINGKEQNSIPKTESSETKVSFYYPAHIKANETYTIHKFGGYVVDRNHDTNQLVTAAKNTLKLAVDLGFSNLLDQQKQAWANIWEMADITIDGDVKAQQGIRFNIMQLNHTYLGKDARLNIGPKGFTGEKYGGSTYWDTEAYCLPFYMATKNQEVAKSLLTYRYNQLDKAIENAESLGFTNGAALYPMVTMNGEECHNEWEITFEEIHRNGAIAFAIFNYYRFTNDYSYIPEKGLEVLIGIARFWHQRVNFSEDKQKYVMLGVTGPNEYENNINNNWYTNYIAKWCIDYALENIEKVKEEYVSDFKRIVEKVNISEAELSSWRKVAENMYFPYSEKHEVFLQQDGFLDKDLVTVENLDKSQRPINQKWSWDRILRSPYIKQADVLQGFYFFEDHFSTEELEKHFDFYEPFTVHESSLSPCVHSIQAAKLGRMEQAYTFYLRTSRLDLDDYNKEVEEGLHITSMAGTWMSIVEGFGGMRIQDDKLSFTPQIPSQWEGYSFKVNFRNQVLKVIVNQGKTHFEVDGNKELQIIVNGEKVTISPNNLVTV; the protein is encoded by the coding sequence ATGAACCAAGATTATATAATACCAAATGAATGGTCGATTATCGAAGAAGGATATAATGATAGTAGAATAAAATCTTCTGAAAGTTTATTTAGTATCGGTAATGGTGCCATGGGGCAACGTGCAAATTTTGAAGAAAAGTATTCAGGTGAAACTTTTCAAGGAAGCTATATAGCTGGAGTTTATTATCCAGATAAAACCAGAGTTGGATGGTGGAAAAATGGTTATCCAGAGTATTTCGCAAAAGTATTAAATGCGCCAAATTGGATTGGAATTAACGTATTTGTAAACGATATCCAATTGGATTTATTTACGTGTAAAAAGGTTGTTGATTTCCGTCGTGAATTGAACATGAAGGAAGGTTGGTTATCAAGAAGTTTTAAAGCAACTTTAATCAATGACATTATAGTAAAAGTAGAAACAAAACGTTTTTTAAGTATTGATTTAGATGAAGTTGGAGCGATTGAGTACAATGTAACTCCAATTTCTGGTGATGTAGAGATTACATTTCAACCTTATTTAGATAGCGGAATTCATAATGAAGATAGTAATTGGGACGATCAGTTTTGGAACACAACTAATGTAACTGAAAACTCTAGTCAAGCTTTCATAGAAGCACATACGATGAAAACCAATTTTCATACTTGTACTTTTATGGAATCTAAGCTTTTCATAAACGGTAAAGAACAAAACTCAATTCCAAAAACTGAATCTTCTGAAACTAAAGTATCGTTTTATTATCCAGCGCACATAAAAGCCAATGAAACATATACAATTCACAAGTTCGGTGGTTATGTAGTGGATAGAAATCATGATACGAATCAATTAGTCACTGCAGCAAAAAATACATTAAAGTTAGCTGTAGATTTAGGTTTCTCTAATTTATTAGATCAACAAAAACAAGCATGGGCTAATATCTGGGAAATGGCTGATATTACCATTGATGGTGATGTAAAAGCTCAACAAGGTATTCGTTTTAATATCATGCAATTAAACCATACATATTTAGGTAAAGACGCACGATTAAATATCGGACCAAAAGGATTTACTGGAGAGAAATATGGAGGAAGTACATATTGGGATACAGAAGCGTACTGTTTACCATTTTATATGGCAACAAAGAACCAAGAGGTTGCAAAAAGTCTTTTAACGTACAGATATAACCAACTAGATAAAGCTATTGAAAATGCTGAAAGTTTAGGATTTACTAACGGAGCGGCATTGTATCCAATGGTAACTATGAATGGTGAAGAGTGTCATAATGAATGGGAAATTACTTTTGAAGAAATCCATAGAAATGGTGCTATAGCCTTTGCCATTTTTAATTATTATAGGTTCACAAATGACTACAGTTATATTCCAGAAAAAGGATTAGAAGTTCTTATTGGTATTGCACGTTTTTGGCATCAAAGAGTTAATTTCTCTGAAGACAAGCAAAAATACGTAATGCTTGGTGTTACTGGGCCTAACGAATATGAAAACAATATAAATAATAACTGGTATACGAACTACATCGCAAAATGGTGTATTGATTATGCCTTAGAAAATATTGAAAAGGTTAAAGAAGAATATGTTTCTGATTTTAAACGAATAGTTGAAAAAGTAAATATTTCTGAAGCGGAATTATCTAGCTGGAGAAAAGTTGCTGAGAACATGTATTTTCCTTATTCTGAGAAGCATGAAGTCTTCTTACAACAAGATGGTTTCTTAGATAAAGATTTAGTAACTGTTGAAAATCTAGATAAATCACAACGTCCAATTAATCAAAAATGGAGTTGGGATCGCATACTTCGTTCACCTTATATTAAGCAAGCAGATGTTTTACAAGGGTTTTATTTCTTTGAAGATCATTTCTCTACTGAGGAGCTTGAAAAACATTTTGATTTCTATGAACCATTCACAGTTCATGAAAGTTCACTTTCTCCTTGTGTTCACAGTATTCAAGCTGCGAAACTTGGAAGAATGGAGCAGGCTTATACTTTCTATTTAAGAACATCACGTTTAGATTTAGATGATTACAATAAAGAAGTTGAAGAAGGTCTTCATATTACCTCAATGGCAGGTACTTGGATGAGTATTGTTGAAGGATTTGGAGGAATGAGAATTCAAGATGATAAATTAAGTTTTACTCCGCAAATTCCAAGTCAGTGGGAAGGATATTCGTTTAAAGTAAACTTTAGAAATCAAGTATTAAAAGTAATTGTTAACCAAGGAAAAACACATTTTGAGGTTGATGGTAATAAAGAATTACAAATCATTGTAAATGGTGAAAAAGTTACTATTTCCCCGAATAATTTAGTAACTGTATAA
- a CDS encoding glycoside hydrolase family 13 protein: MKKHLVLITLFSILLVSSCKEKSKESLSKDSNEPIVEVNDVRRVEPPFWWTGFKNTSLQLLVKHSGIGSYNAEISYPGVTIEKVHTADSPNYLFLDLKISETVQPGKFNIVFSKDSTSKLFQTYELKAREQKAEDVIGFNSSDAIYLITPDRFANSNPNNDSFEQLNEKGIDRKNNYARHGGDIEGIASHVDYIKNLGFTAVWPSPLLTNDMPSGSYHGYAITDYYQVDPRFGTLEEYKELASKLESNNMKLIMDQVANHCGLEHWWMKDLPFKDWVNYQEHYEQNKANWSSEIVKRSSHRRTTNQDIYASKTDKKEMTDGWFVKGMPDLNQRNPFMAKYLIQNSIWWIEYLKLGGIRQDTYPYPDKDFMSDWAGAIMKEYPNFNIVGEEWSSNPLLIGYWQDGQKNTDGYDSNLRSTMDFAMQEKIVAGLKNKETWGTGLKEIYVALANDFHYKRPLDILVFPDNHDMSRIFTQLNGNIVDTKMALSYLATIPRTFQMYYGTEILMNDFDKPGDHGLIRTDFPGGWNGDAVNAFTGENLSIEKKEMQNYISKLMNFRKHSKAIHDGKTMHFAPEKNTYVLSRFSDDETIVHILNKNEQPFDLKLDRFNELGLDGKTLKNVFTGETITWSNTLTLNHKGSYLFTTKL; encoded by the coding sequence ATGAAAAAACATTTAGTATTAATCACGTTATTTTCAATTCTTTTAGTTAGCTCTTGTAAAGAAAAATCAAAAGAATCTTTAAGTAAAGATTCAAATGAACCAATAGTTGAAGTTAATGATGTAAGAAGGGTAGAACCTCCATTTTGGTGGACTGGTTTTAAAAACACATCGCTTCAACTTTTGGTTAAACATTCAGGTATTGGTAGTTATAATGCTGAAATATCATATCCGGGAGTTACAATAGAAAAAGTTCATACAGCAGATAGTCCAAATTATTTGTTTTTGGATTTAAAAATTTCTGAAACGGTTCAACCAGGAAAATTCAATATAGTTTTTAGTAAAGATTCGACCTCTAAGTTATTTCAAACGTATGAGTTAAAAGCTCGTGAACAAAAAGCGGAGGATGTTATTGGTTTCAATAGTTCTGACGCAATTTATTTAATCACTCCAGATCGCTTTGCGAATTCAAATCCAAATAACGATTCTTTTGAACAATTAAATGAAAAAGGAATTGATAGAAAGAATAATTATGCTCGTCATGGTGGCGATATTGAGGGAATTGCATCTCATGTAGATTATATTAAAAATCTAGGGTTTACAGCAGTTTGGCCAAGTCCGTTATTAACTAATGATATGCCTAGTGGATCTTATCATGGATACGCTATTACAGATTATTATCAGGTTGATCCGAGATTTGGAACTTTAGAAGAATACAAAGAATTAGCATCAAAATTGGAAAGTAATAATATGAAACTTATTATGGACCAAGTTGCAAATCATTGTGGACTAGAACATTGGTGGATGAAAGATTTACCTTTTAAAGATTGGGTAAATTATCAAGAACATTATGAGCAAAACAAGGCAAACTGGAGTAGTGAAATTGTAAAAAGATCTTCTCACAGAAGAACAACTAACCAAGATATTTATGCGTCAAAGACCGATAAAAAGGAAATGACTGATGGCTGGTTTGTAAAAGGAATGCCTGATTTAAATCAGAGAAATCCTTTTATGGCCAAGTATCTCATCCAAAATAGTATTTGGTGGATTGAATATTTAAAGTTAGGTGGAATTCGTCAAGATACATATCCATATCCAGATAAAGATTTTATGAGTGATTGGGCTGGTGCAATTATGAAAGAATATCCCAATTTTAATATTGTAGGAGAGGAGTGGTCTTCAAATCCATTATTAATTGGATATTGGCAAGATGGTCAAAAGAATACCGATGGATACGATTCTAATCTACGATCTACAATGGATTTTGCCATGCAAGAAAAAATTGTTGCTGGTTTAAAGAATAAAGAGACTTGGGGAACTGGATTAAAAGAGATTTATGTTGCCTTAGCAAATGATTTTCATTACAAAAGACCACTTGATATTTTAGTATTTCCAGATAACCATGATATGAGTAGAATCTTTACTCAATTAAATGGGAATATTGTAGATACGAAAATGGCGTTAAGTTATCTAGCTACAATTCCTAGAACATTTCAGATGTATTACGGAACTGAAATTCTAATGAATGATTTTGATAAGCCTGGTGATCATGGTTTAATTAGAACCGATTTCCCTGGTGGTTGGAATGGTGATGCGGTTAATGCATTCACAGGTGAAAACTTGTCTATAGAGAAAAAAGAAATGCAAAATTATATTTCTAAACTAATGAATTTTAGAAAGCATTCTAAGGCAATTCATGATGGGAAAACAATGCATTTTGCACCTGAAAAAAACACTTACGTGTTGTCAAGATTTTCAGATGATGAAACTATAGTTCATATTTTAAATAAAAACGAGCAACCTTTTGATTTAAAACTCGATAGGTTCAATGAATTAGGTTTAGATGGCAAAACATTAAAAAATGTTTTTACAGGAGAAACAATAACTTGGTCAAATACACTAACTTTAAATCATAAAGGAAGTTATTTATTTACAACTAAATTATAA